The Halichoerus grypus chromosome 3, mHalGry1.hap1.1, whole genome shotgun sequence genome segment TAGGGTATTGCTGTGTATAATCAGGGGACATTAAAGAGCATCTTTGGAACCAGAATGCTTCCTCAAGTATGCAATCAATAGATAATGACTGATGTTAATGCAGTGAATCTAGCTAAGATATCTTTGGGGCTACTaatgaaacaaaatcaaattttaaaaattttgagtaaaaggggcgcctgggtggctcagtcggttaagtgtctgactttggctcaggtcataatcccagagtcccgggatagagccccatatcaggctccttactctgctaggagtctgcttctccctctgaccctcccccatctcgtgctctctctctctctctcaaataaataaaacctttaaaatttctGAGTAAAGGGGAAgataattaaaaatgctatttttagaaTGGTATCATAAactaaatagcaaaataaaagagCTTGGATTTGACAGCAGTGGTGCTTTATACTATTTCTTTGTGCCCGCCCTTCTTGGTACTTATCTTTAAAGTTAGCATGCGAACTCACTATtaagatcatttatttataaattatcacAATTAGTAAGAATAATTAGACCTTATATATACCCATGAATAgtaatgtatatattcatatttatttaaaatataatttttcatgtatGTAAGTACCtagtaatttctatttttaaaacataccaGCTTTGAATCCTTAATCTCTTGGCTTTAAATCAAATAAATCGAAGATATCAGTGGTAAATAGAACTGGCTAAAACTTTTTGTATATAGAACTTGGATTGAAAACTAATGAATCCACATTTTGGTACATTCTTCCTACTAGGCAGgttaagtattgctactccagctctTAAATGCGGCCTCCCCTTCACCAGAGCAGGGAAACTATTTCGTTTTCCTTCTgtcaaatggaaaacaaatctgGAGTTTTGGTGAAAATGACACTGATTTGATGGGAAGAGATCATTAAAATGGCCTATTTTTCTGTAGGCCACATGTCCATATCATTGTAAAACCTCTGCTGGGACAGGAATAATCTTTGTAGCCCCTACTGCATGCAGCAAAGCACTTTTCAAGTACTAATTACTGCAATAACTCAAAGTTTATTGCAGAAATCAGCGAATAAAGGTGTAACAATATAACGTGGACATacttagaaaagataaaatgcacCAGAACGAACGCTAGGCACTACGTTGCCCCTCTGTGCCTTGGCCCCTTATCTGGCCTCAGACTTTTTCCCATAAACCTAATCCTGAGCAATGACCCAGGGACAAGTTCCTCAACTCCGCCCGGGGCCGAGGGAGCTCTGCGCGCTCCTTCTCGCCGCCTTCTAGGCCGctctctgccttttcctctcaAACTTCTTCCCAGCCTGGTCCGGGATACCAGACTCGAGGACACCCACGGACCGCCCTTCCGCAGACCTCCCGGAGAGGGATGGAAGAACCCGCCGCGGCGGCTCGGCGATTCCGGGCTCTCGCGCATGCTCCCTGACTGGACGAGAGTCACGCTGGAGCCCGCAAGAGTGGGAATCCACTTCTCCACATTTTGCAGGTGACCTGGAAAAGTCGGTACCACAACACGAGGTCCTCAAAGGAGGAAGGGGCCGGACGGTTACTGAGAGCTGACCGGAGGAGGCTGCTCGCAAAACCCGGAAAACTCTTCCGGATTAGCCAACCTCGACATGCGCAGAAGCCTcccccgcggcggcggcggcggcggctgtgTCTCCAGAGCCGGAAGGTAAAGGACTTCAGCTGCCCGCGGCCTGACGCCTCCTGGGTCATGTCGGCCCAGGGTGACTGCGAGTTCCTGGTGCAGCGAGCCCGGGAGCTGGTGCAGCAGGACCTGTGGGCAGCCAAGGCTTGGCTGATCACAGCCCGCAGCCTCTACCCCGCCGACTTTAACATCCAGGTGAGGTCAGGCCCGTGCACGCGGCTGCCTCCGCGGAGGTGTGAGCACTTCGCCGCACCGGGGCTGCCCTGGCCGCCAGCTCTTCCCGCCTTGGAGGGGCCGGCCGCCTCCAGTCCGGCCCGCCCCGCACCCTCTCTTCCCACTCTCGCCACCTCCTCCGCCCCGCTCACCGACACCCCTCACACGCCCCCTCTCCCGCGAGGCCGGCACCTGGAGACACAGCGGACCCCGCTCGAGGTCCGGGTGGCTGGAGGCGTGGGGGTGTTTTGCTGCTCGGTGGCCGGGACGGCACCGCATCGCCCCTGGGAAAGGCCGTTCTCGCTCGTTCATCATCATGGCAGCCATTTGTTTAGTGCCTGCTACTTTTGAGACAGTATTCCTCCATTCTTGGGTACCGAAGGATTGTAAGTGAGCTCGAGGGTCGCACTCGTAAGCCCCGTGGCTCTGTGCCACCAGGTGATGCTTTGCTATCAGGCCCTCCCGGGTTGGGAGTGCTGAGTGAAGGCCAGCTAGCGCTGCGGGCGGTGAGCTAGGACCAAGCCCCGGGCGGAGGTTGTGACCCTCTGGGCTGATATGTGTTTCAGTATGAGATGTACACCATTGAGCGGAATGCCGAGAGGACCGCCACCGCCGGGAGACTGCTGTACGACATGTGAGTTCAACCTGCACCGCCCGGGATCTCTCGTGAGATTTTGTCTGTGTGTGGaagtgggagttgggggaggatCGTCAAGTTCATCTGCATCTCTGGTATCTAAAGCTTACTTAGTCTTACGGCTAGGCCTTCAGTTAACTGCTGACATGCCTTCTGCAGAGAAGtcttcttatattttattcttgtgAAAACTTTTCTtcacaataatttattttgcttcagAAATAATACGTGCTCTTTGCAGTTCAGACAATACTGAAGTGTAGAGAATAACAAGTGCAAGTCCCTCCAACTCAACCAGTTAAGTTTTGTGTGTCTGCGTATACACAAATGTACTGTGTAGATGTGTACACAGTACAATACATGAAGGTTGGTTTTTGTGGGGAAGGGTTACAAAAGTGAAATCATGCTACATACCTCACACTGCAGCTTGCTTTCTTCACCCCCGGCCATGGAGGGATGCCTTTATTTTTCAGTATGTAGAGCTCTTCTTTTGCATATTTGCATAGCATTTCATAATACTGGTGGACATTGAGGTAGTTTCCAATTATTTGAGATTATATTCAGAGTGTCAGTAAGCAATTTTGTACCcatattttagtgtttttctaTAGAGTAGATTCTTAAACATTGATTTTCACAGTCAAGGGTATACACAATACACTATCAAATTACTCTCCAAAAAATACTattccaatttacatttctactagCAGTATATAAGAGTGCCCATTTCCCCACACATTTGCCAGCATTGGATATTATCAGTCTTtctatcatattttaatttttgccagtgtGATAGAAAGtggtatcttactattttttaaaaatttgtgttcaTTGTATTACTAATAAGACTGAGTATCTTTTCAAGGGTTCTCTTTGGCTGTATTCTTTCTGTGATTTGCCTTTGCCCACTTTTTCTTTtgggtaggttttttttttttcttttagttcttttttcttgttgatatTTAGGAACGCTTTATATATTATGgtcatttgttttttcacttataaaaaaCTCTAAAGACTTTTGTGATTAACTTcattttccttagtttttatttttatatctttattttggcTTGTTTCGGTACATCTACATATTCACttgtaataaagaaaaatgtgtatttctccATATgctaatgttcttttctttttgtaatactATATAGAAtctgacattttaatttaatgcattaattttaaaataggtttGTGAATTTCCCAGATCAGCCGGTGGTGTGGAGAGAAATCAGCATTATTACATCAGCATTAAGGAACGATTCACAGGATAAACAAACCCAATTTTTAAGAAGTAAGAATGGAGTGATAACAAATGGTGTATAAATTACCGCTTCTGAAATACTAAGTTATATATAGTAATTTCACAGAAAATTCAACATCTGTGGTATTGGTACCCAAATGTGCGTTTGTTCTTGACAACTGAAGTCTATTCAAATGGTGTTACTTGGTCCCTTGAGCATTTGTATAGAAACCTCTAAGCTTCCTTAAAGGGTGTAGATTTATTACTTAGCCCAGggaattgaatatatttttaacagattttatagTGATCAGAAAGCATCTGTAGATTAGGCAGATCTCCACAAAACAGGAGAGAAACTTTTAGTGATTTATGACCTTTCTCATTAACTTTCACTCTGTGTTGGTTGCCATAGCCAATCAAAGATTTCAAATTCTGGATAAAAAAGTGGGTGGTTTAGGTCATTTCACCTTAAACAAATGCATCCTCTTTATCTCAGCCAACAAGCACTGTTGTGACCCTTCACCTACGCCCATTCTTGTCTTCTGGATCCAATAAGGCCTCCAAATGTTTTAGGGTCATTCAGCAAACATCTGTGTCCAATACCATCTGACCCAAAGGCCTTCTAGGTTGTAGGTAAAACTCAAACAGTGATTCTAAATGTAGTATTTACTGTTCTGTACATGAAAATGCCTTATTTCCACTTTAGCTTCgggattttctttctgaaagaaattttttaaagtaaaatgtgttATGTACAGGTTTATTTGAAACTCTCCCTGGTCGGGTCCAGTGCGAAATGTTACTAAAGGTTACGGAACAGTGCTTCAACACGTTGGAACGATCAGAAATGTTGCTTCTACTTTTGAGACGCTTCCCTGAAACAGTGGTGCAGCATGGGGTATGACTTAATCCTTTCCTTtttgtcaaaagaaaataaaatcgaTCACCACATTCATCAGTTGGGTTAGAAGCTATAATGTGTATTATTCTAAAGCAGAAATTCTGAAGAACACTAGGTAAGATTGAACTTAAATCAAGGAATCTTCATCAGTAAAGCTGAAAGGATGTCACTGTCCTCAAACTTTATAAATTTCCAGTGGAAGTAAGTTTCCCGTCAGTGTAAGGAAACAGTCACCAAGCTTTGACAGTGCTATTTATTTGCAATCTGTAAAGTACAgtaaagttttgggtttttttaaatcctattccagaggtgcctgggtggcacagttggttgagcgtctgacttttgatttcagctcacgttgtgatctcagggtggtgagactgagccccacgtcaggctcccggctcagcatagaatctgcttgagattctctctccctccctctccctctgtgcccaccctcccccgtgtgcactctctctcttcaaataaataaatcttaaaaaaaaatcctattacaTTCTAATCAACAATGTTTGAATTTAACTGAGAGCCATAGTCTATCTCTTCACGGGCATGTTTTTCATGTGCTTTTCCCTCTATTCCTTTTATCTGTAATAATTATTGAGTGCTATTGGCAGGCATTAGTGTTAGGTATCTCCTTCCATACTCCCTGGACCCCTTGAGGTAGACAgtatcccactttacagatgaggaaactgaatcttaAATATGTTCGTAACTTCCcatagctagtaagtgggagATTCAGGATTCAAATcattaactctatttttttttctttcttctttttttattatgttatgttaatcaccatacattacatcattagcttttgatgtagtgttccatgattcattgtctgcatataacacccagtgctccatgcagcacatgccctctttaatacccatcaccaggctaacccatcctcccacccccctccgctctagaaccctcagtttgtttctcagagtccatagtctctcatggttcgtttccccctccaattcccccccttcattcttcccctcctgctatcttcttcttctttttttttttttttaacatataatgtattatttgcttcagaggtacagatctgtgattcaacagtcttgcacacttcacagcgctcaccatagcacataccctccccaatgtcttatcactcagccaccccatccctcccatcccccaccactccagcaaccctcagtttgtttcctgagattaagaattcctcatatcagtgaggtcatatgatacatgtctttctctgattgacttatttcgctcagcataataccctccagttccatccacgtcgttgcaaatggcaagattttattctttttgatggctgcataacattccattgtatatatataccacatcttctttatccattcatgtgttgatggacatcttggctctttccacagtttggctattgtggacattgctgctataaacatcggggtgcacgtacccctttggatccctacattgtatctttggggtaaatacccagtagtgcaattgctggatcgtatggtagtctatttgcaactttttgaagaacctccatactgttttccagagtggctgcaccagcttgcattcccaccaacagtgtaggagggttcccctttttccacatccccgccaacatctgtcgtttcctgacttgttaattttagccattctgactggtgtgaggtggtatctcattgaggttttgatttggatttccctgatgctgagcgatgttgagcactttttcatgtgtctgttggccatttggatgtcttctttggaaaaatgtctgttcatgtcttctgcccatttcttgattggatcatttgttctttgggtgttgagtttaagaagttctttatagattttggacactagccctttatctgatatgtcatttgcaaatatcttctcccactctgtcggttgtcttttggttttgttgactgtttcctttgctgtgcaaaagctttttatgttgatgaagtcccaatagttcatttttgcccttgcttcccttgcctttggcgatatttctaggaagaagttgctgcggctgaggtcgcagaggttgctgcctgtgttctcctttaggatgttgatggactcctgtctcacatttaggtctttcaaccattttgagtctatttttgtgtgtggtgtaaggaaatggtccagtttcattcttctgcatgtggctgtccaattttcccaacaccatttgttgaagagacttttttccattggacattctttcctgctttgtcgaagattagttgaccatagagttgagggtccatttctggactctctattctgttccattgatctatgtgcctgtttttatgccagtaccatactgtcttgatgacgacagctttgtaatagagctggaagtctggaattgtgatgccgccggctttgcttttctttttcaacattcctctggctatttgaggtcttttctggttccatacaaattttaggattatttgttccatttctttgaaaaaagtggatggtattttgacggggattgcattgaatgtgtaggttgctctaggtagcattgacaatatttgttcttccaatccatgagcatggaacgtttttccattcctttgtgtcttcctcaatttctttcatgagtattttatagttttctgagtacagattcttttcaAATCATTAACTCTATTAATTCAAAGTCTGTTGTTTATTCTTACCCACACTATCTTTCAAGCTTCTGGCCCCAGTTAACCTTTTCTATACTTCCttctattagtttcctagggctgctgtaacaaagtatcagAAAACTGAGGGCTTAAAACAACCAAAATTTATTCcttcacagttctagaagctgaaAGTCCAAAAGCAAGGTGCAGGCAGAGCCATGCTCCCTCTAAAGGCTCTAAGGAAaaatccttcctgcctcttcctggcttctggtggtcaCCAGCAATCTTTGTCATTCTTCCGCTTGCAGCTACATCATTCCAGTTTCCAGTTTCCGCCTCTGTTGTCACATGGctttcttccctgtgtgtctgttcCTGTGTCTTTACATGACTGTGTAAGGATTgtagtcattggatttagggcttgCCCTAACCCACTGTGCCCTCTTCTTAACTAATTGCATCTACAAAGACCTTACTttttttataagataaaatatatgtagggTCACATTCTGAGACTCTTgagtggacatgaattttgggtgGATGCTATTCAACCCAATACATTCCTTGATCATTACTCAACTATTAGCTTTTTgagttttattatcttttccattGTTTTACCCCTCCCCTGTGCATCGCCAAGTGATCCCAAGGAAGATAATGCAGATGTCTGGGTGGATTTTGATAAGCCTGCTTTCTACTCTGCTAGGGAATACATGGTAGAAAGTAATGGAAAGGTGGCCTTAAAAGTCAAACAGTTGTGTCCAGCCTAGCCCAGGCTGAATGACTGGCTACTCCTGACAACTCTTAAAAGTGGTAAGGTTTGTCGACATAATACATTTTGATGTAGAGAATACAGTTTCTACATTTTGTAGAAAATCTCTACATCTCCTTTATCATTCTAACTAGTTCCAGTGCTTCCTTTAAGTTTCTGTAGACATTTTAACGTTTCAATTTTGCTAGTTCAGAGGAGAATAACCAAGACAAAGTAGTCAGTGGTCAGGTGAATTTGGGGTTTCCTTCTGAGCTGTGTTgctgatatattttgttttctagtccttaaaatgagaatatttgttTCTTGGGGAAGTTTGCATATACAAGCtgtttgttaaatttaaaaagccatttctTTATGTAATTCTGACATCTTAAACTATAACACGTTTAAATGATTAACTGTATTTTGAAACAGGTTGGCCTTGGGGAAGCATTATTAGAGGCTGAAACTATTGAAGAACAAGAATCTCCTGTTAACTGCTTTAGAAAATTATTTGGTaagaaaaattgtattttgtaTTAATTCCTTATGTAAGAATATGGCAGAGTAAGTATCATTTTAGGGGTAAGGTCATTTGTGGAAAGCAAAGGAACTTTTcatattatgaaatttaaatccttgtttatttttttagtccaAAAAGCATTTAAACAACTtctagggacccctgggtggctcagtcagttaagcgtctccctttggctcaggtcatgatcccagggtcctgggattgagtcccgcatcaggctccttgctcagcagggatcctcctccctctgcctctgcccctgcccctacttgtgcgcacgctctccctctttcactcactctctggcaaataaataaaatcttatataaaaaaaaataaacaacttcggggcgcctgggtagctcagttgttgagcgtctgccttcagctcaggtcatgatcccagagtcctgggatcgagccccacatcgggctccctgctcagcgggaagcctgcttctccctttcccactccccactgcttgtgttccctctctcgctgtgtctctctctgtcaaataaataaagtcttttttaaaaaagataaaaaaataaacaacttctaaatttttattacataacATTTGATTCCTCTGAAAGAATATGTGTAATAATATATTCAAGTATGAGGCATAATAATAAACATCTGAACTGTCACCCAGTGTAAGAACTAGACCCTTACCCGTAATGTAAAATCTGCTTGTGTATTTCCTTGCTCACTCCATCCACTAGAGTCCCTGTGCactgcaatttttaaataaatgggcCATAAAGGTATTttccctatgttttttttttttttttttttatagattttatttatttgacagagagagagacagcgagagagggaacacaagcagggggagtgggagagggagaagtaggcttcccgctgccgagcagggagcctgatgcagggctcgatcccaggaccctgggatcatgacctgagccgaaggcagatgcttaaccatctgagccacccaggcgcccctttccctATGTATTTTAGATACTACATAAAGTgaactctaaaataaattttgtttctatCAGAATTGTAGGGTAGACAGacaacttaattatttttttcttatttttcctcttcaacAGTTTGTGATGTCCTTCCTCTAATAATTAACAACCATGATGTCCGATTGCCTGCCAATTTATTATATAAGTACTTGAACAAAGCAGCTGAATTTTATATCAATTATGTCACTAGGTCTACTCAAATAGAGAGTCAGCATCAAGGTAAGTGAGAATAccctacaattttatttatacagaCTTTAGTAAATTGCAAACTCAAAAATCCCTCATGGTTCTGATTATTCTCTGGATGCGTACCAAGATGGTTCCTGGAAAAAAATACTGCAGGTAAGAAATAAGACTTTTCTGGAAccagttttacattttgaaacaGTCAGCTTGCTGAACCATAATGTTAGGGTCCTGAGCTTCATACATGTACCACAGCTCAAAGGTCATTTCTTGCTATACCAGTAGCCAGTTGTGGGTCCTTCAACAAAACACATAATGTGTTGGGATTCTGTGCTCttgccttttatatatatatatttttaaagattttatttatttatttgacagagagagacacagcgagagagggaacacaagcaggtggagtgggagagggagaagcaggcttcccgcggagcagggagcccgatgcaggtctcgattccaggactctggcatcgtgacctgagccaaaggcagacgcttaacaactgagccacccaggcgcccctgtgctctTGCCTTTTGAATGGGGATTCagactttgtctttctctgtcaagtacTATATACATAGTAAATAGCAAGATTAATTATaggattcttttttctcatttcccaggTGCCCAAGAAGCATCTGATTTAATGTCACCTAGCAAACGGAGCTCTCAGAAGTACATAATAGAAGGGCTGACTGAAAAATCATCCCAGATAGTGGACCCTTGGGAGAGgttgtttaagattttaaatgttgTTGGAATGAGATGTGAATGGCAGATGGATAAAGGAAGACGGTAAAAAATTGTTCATTTCTAGAATTGCTTAGCAAGCCTCCTGATACTGTAATCTCaggatctttaaaaacaaaaacactttcttAAGAAGCATATAATGTATAGATATACTTTTCTTTGGTCAACTTCTATAACCTTGGTATTTATGCAAAAGAGGGTGGTTTTTCACTTTATTAAAAGATTCCCAATGGAAGTATGAACTTGTAAGATGCTGTTGAGCTTGAAGCACTCTTTGGCATTCAGAGGAAAGAGTAGCTACTTTGTCATGTCTATGTCCTGAAATAGTGGTCTGATCACTGCTGTAATTCAGAAGGGGAATTACCCATGCCTCCAGCTACATTTGGTAAATGTCACGCTTCTTTTGGGGCTTTTCTCTAGGCGTTTTGCTGATAAGCCGaataattaaatactttttatcaTCCTTCATCTTTCAGAAGCTATGGTGATATTTTGCATAGAATGAAGGATCTCTGCAGATACATGAACAACTTTGATAATGAAGCTcatgcaaaatataaaaaccaaGTGGTTTATTCCACTATGTTGGTCTTCTTTAAGAATGCATTCCAGTATGTCAACAGCATACAACCATCTCTATTCCAAGGTTGGTTAAAGAATTCTAGAGTCTCCCAAAATACTGGCTTTAGCTGGggtgatgaaggtgatgaaaatgtttaccTTAACATTGTTCTTGGATCCAAATCATTGTGGGGTGACACCAGTGCTTTTTTTAAGTTGTTGGTAGTTTTTATGTAAGTacgttttcatttaaaatttctatgtcggggtgcctgggtggctcagttggtcaagtgtccaACTGTTGATCTgcgctcaggtcttaatctcatggttgtgagatcgagccacgcatttgggctccacgctgggcatggagcccacttgattaattaattaattaaatttctattttaaaggatGTAGTGGTACTGTGAAACTAAATACAGATATTTAGTGCCTCTATTTTGAAAAAGCAGCAGATGTAGCAAAGTACTGAAGTAGATTTCACAAAGGCTTTGCAttagacaaagattttttttaaataacatttttgcatataaattgtaaaaaatgtgaaaaatagaaaggtaaaagaatgaaatcaccTACCCATCCAATACAATACAgctttcatttttgtgtattaCCTTATAGTCTTTCatatatttagattttgtttggAATTTATAGCTGTAAGATATTATACATATAACTTCGTAGTCTTGAGTTTTTGGCTAATATTATGATTCATGATCACTATGAAAAATTTGTAGATACATAAGAACAAATATAGAGAAGGAACTTTCACTTGTAATCTGTCATTGAGGAAGAACCTTTATTAATAATCTCGTGTATATCTGTACAGTCTTTTTTCCTATTCATGTATACTTGTTTGTCTGCCTAACTGGGATCACACTGAACATACTTTTTAATGACCTGTATTTTCAAACGACAGCTGAGTAAACTTCCACCTgatattaagttttattttccttgccgCATTTTTAAGTGTTGGTGTTTTCCCCCCATCCATAGGTCCTAATGCCCCAAGCCAAGTTCCACTGGTTCTTCTTGAGGATGTATCAAATGTGTATGGTGATGTAGAAATTGATCGTaacaaacatatacataaaaagaggaaactagctgagggaagagaaaaaaccATGGTAATCTTTTCAGATATGATTATTAACAGATTATGTGTTTGTGGTTTGCTGgaaatgaatgtaaaatacaGCTTTGGAGCTAAATTGATAAAGCTTAGgtcttttaattataattaatgtaaATGAGCAGTTCTCAACTGGAGGTGATTTTGCTCCCCAGGGACATTTGGCAGTGTCTGAGGACACTTTTTGATTTCCACGGCTTGGTGGGGAGGAGTTGCTGTGAGTGTCTCCCATGTAGAGGCCAGGATGCTGTGAACAGTGCTACAGTGCACGGGACAGCCCCACAACAAAGAGTTGTCCAGCTCAAAAGGCCGATGTTGAGAAAGCCTGGTATAAGTTAGTTCTACCTGTCGTGACTGAATGGCATCAATTAAAGGTAAAAAAGCAGAGCCAGGTGAACTACATTGAACATCTAGGCAGCGTGCTGTGCTGAGCCCTGGCCTCAGAATGGAAAGGGCCGAGGTGTTCTGGCTAGGAAGTCATTACAAGCCAAGGGGAGATGTTGGAAAGGTTTCATGGAGGAGGTCAGCATTTGAAATCAGCCTTGAAGGATGTAGCAGTTTTGTCATTTGGAATTGGAGGGTGG includes the following:
- the INTS10 gene encoding integrator complex subunit 10 isoform X2, producing MSAQGDCEFLVQRARELVQQDLWAAKAWLITARSLYPADFNIQYEMYTIERNAERTATAGRLLYDMFVNFPDQPVVWREISIITSALRNDSQDKQTQFLRSLFETLPGRVQCEMLLKVTEQCFNTLERSEMLLLLLRRFPETVVQHGVGLGEALLEAETIEEQESPVNCFRKLFVCDVLPLIINNHDVRLPANLLYKYLNKAAEFYINYVTRSTQIESQHQGAQEASDLMSPSKRSSQKYIIEGLTEKSSQIVDPWERLFKILNVVGMRCEWQMDKGRRSYGDILHRMKDLCRYMNNFDNEAHAKYKNQVVYSTMLVFFKNAFQYVNSIQPSLFQGPNAPSQVPLVLLEDVSNVYGDVEIDRNKHIHKKRKLAEGREKTMSSDDEDCSTKGRNRHIVVNKAELANSIEVLESFKLARESWELLYSLEFLDKEFTRICLAWKTDTWLWLRIFLTDMIIYQGQYKKAIASLHHLAALQGSLPQPQITGQGTLEHQRALIQLATCHFALGEYRMTCEKVLDLMCYMVLPIQDGGKSQEEPSKIKPKFRKGSDLKLLPCTSKAIMPFCLHLMLACFKLRAFADSRDDMALGHVIVLLQQEWPRGENLFLKAVSKICQQGNFQYENFFNYVTNIDMLEEFAYLRTQEGGKIHLELLPNQGMLIKHHTVTRGITKGVKEDFRLAMERQVSRCGENLMVVLHRFCINEKILLLQTLA
- the INTS10 gene encoding integrator complex subunit 10 isoform X1 translates to MSAQGDCEFLVQRARELVQQDLWAAKAWLITARSLYPADFNIQYEMYTIERNAERTATAGRLLYDMFVNFPDQPVVWREISIITSALRNDSQDKQTQFLRSLFETLPGRVQCEMLLKVTEQCFNTLERSEMLLLLLRRFPETVVQHGVGLGEALLEAETIEEQESPVNCFRKLFVCDVLPLIINNHDVRLPANLLYKYLNKAAEFYINYVTRSTQIESQHQGAQEASDLMSPSKRSSQKYIIEGLTEKSSQIVDPWERLFKILNVVGMRCEWQMDKGRRSYGDILHRMKDLCRYMNNFDNEAHAKYKNQVVYSTMLVFFKNAFQYVNSIQPSLFQGPNAPSQVPLVLLEDVSNVYGDVEIDRNKHIHKKRKLAEGREKTMSSDDEDCSTKGRNRHIVVNKAELANSIEVLESFKLARESWELLYSLEFLDKEFTRICLAWKTDTWLWLRIFLTDMIIYQGQYKKAIASLHHLAALQGSLPQPQITGQGTLEHQRALIQLATCHFALGEYRMTCEKVLDLMCYMVLPIQDGGKSQEEPSKIKPKFRKGSDLKLLPCTSKAIMPFCLHLMLACFKLRAFADSRDDMALGHVIVLLQQEWPRGENLFLKAVSKICQQGNFQYENFFNYVTNIDMLEEFAYLRTQEGGKIHLELLPNQGMLIKPSSPPMGLLQQEFLPVLQPSIQTADRHHTVTRGITKGVKEDFRLAMERQVSRCGENLMVVLHRFCINEKILLLQTLA